Proteins encoded together in one Thermococcus gammatolerans EJ3 window:
- the malP gene encoding maltodextrin phosphorylase: MTYSVEDAIREKLPYPLGELVDLAYNYWWSWNRRATKLWEYIDPEHWRSYKNPVKLLFDTPEERFRELVKDDDFMNLYELVIDQFQAYMNPSSTWFSTNYPKWDKPIVYLCMEYGISKSLPIYSGGLGILAGDHVKTASDLGLPFIAVGLLYKHGYFRQEIDENGNQIEVFPEYRPEEMPIKPVLDRNGERLLIEVPLEDRTVYARAFEVRVGRVKIYLLDTDVPENSPDDRTICDYLYNAEMDKRIKQEILLGIGGMRLLRALGIEPGVVHLNEGHPAFANLQRIAWLMDEGLTFTEALSVVRGTTVFTTHTPVPAGHDKFPIEEVRKRLARFLEGREELLELGREGDHLNMTLLAIRTSSYVNGVSKLHAEVSKRMWQGLWPGVPLNEIPIEGITNGVHTMTWVHNEMRKLFDRYIGKVWREHTNIEGIWYAVERIPDEELWEAHLEAKRQFIELLRRKAIERNQRLGIDDPIPAMDENALIIGFARRFATYKRATLILSDLERLKRILNDPERPVYIVFGGKAHPMDEGGKAFLRRVYEVSKMPEFRGKIFIIENYDMGSARLMVAGVDVWLNNPRRPLEASGTSGMKAGLNGVLNLSIYDGWWVEGYNGKNGWVIGEESTEPETEEDDPKDAESLYRILEDEVIPTYYSNRSRWIYMMKESIKSIAPRFSTHRMVKEYMDRFYSKAMSNYIWLTRDNYRGAREIAAWKERVMKAWDNVEIRDASVEGDNLRVRVYLDGLSPEDVKVELYYGVRARGYEIEKPHIVELRHPTREGDEWVYTYEGSALRHLGDPCWHYAIRVHPHHEKLPHRFLLGLVKWRGLD; this comes from the coding sequence ATGACCTATAGCGTTGAGGATGCAATAAGGGAAAAACTCCCATACCCGCTCGGAGAACTCGTCGATCTTGCCTATAACTACTGGTGGAGCTGGAACAGAAGGGCCACCAAGCTCTGGGAGTACATAGACCCGGAGCACTGGCGGAGTTATAAGAACCCTGTTAAACTGCTTTTTGACACTCCAGAAGAGCGATTCAGGGAGCTCGTGAAGGATGATGACTTCATGAACCTCTACGAGCTCGTTATTGATCAGTTTCAGGCCTACATGAACCCCAGCTCGACTTGGTTCTCGACGAACTACCCCAAGTGGGACAAGCCGATCGTCTACCTCTGTATGGAGTACGGCATAAGCAAGAGCCTTCCGATCTATTCCGGCGGCCTCGGAATCTTAGCTGGAGACCACGTAAAAACGGCCAGCGACCTTGGGTTGCCCTTCATAGCCGTAGGCCTTCTCTACAAGCACGGCTACTTTAGGCAGGAGATAGACGAGAACGGCAACCAGATCGAAGTCTTTCCGGAGTACAGGCCGGAGGAGATGCCGATCAAGCCAGTCCTTGACAGGAACGGCGAAAGGCTCCTCATAGAGGTCCCCTTAGAAGATAGAACAGTTTACGCAAGGGCCTTTGAGGTTCGGGTCGGCAGGGTGAAGATTTACCTCCTCGACACGGACGTTCCCGAGAACAGCCCGGACGACAGGACGATATGCGATTATCTCTACAACGCCGAGATGGACAAGAGGATAAAGCAGGAGATACTCCTCGGCATCGGCGGGATGAGGCTCCTGAGAGCATTGGGAATAGAGCCTGGTGTCGTCCACCTCAACGAGGGACATCCTGCCTTCGCGAACCTCCAGAGGATTGCATGGCTTATGGATGAGGGCCTCACCTTCACCGAGGCGCTGAGCGTCGTCAGGGGGACGACGGTCTTCACAACCCACACGCCCGTCCCTGCAGGCCACGACAAATTCCCGATTGAAGAGGTCCGAAAACGGCTCGCCAGGTTCCTTGAAGGTAGAGAAGAACTCCTCGAACTCGGTAGAGAAGGGGATCATCTCAACATGACCCTCCTCGCAATAAGAACGTCGAGCTACGTGAACGGCGTCAGCAAGCTGCATGCGGAGGTCAGCAAGAGGATGTGGCAGGGGCTCTGGCCGGGGGTTCCGCTCAACGAGATACCGATCGAGGGCATAACCAACGGAGTTCACACCATGACATGGGTACATAACGAGATGAGGAAGCTCTTTGACCGCTACATCGGCAAGGTCTGGCGCGAACACACGAACATTGAGGGAATATGGTACGCGGTTGAAAGAATACCAGATGAAGAGCTCTGGGAAGCCCACCTTGAGGCCAAGAGGCAGTTCATCGAGCTACTCAGGAGAAAAGCGATCGAAAGGAACCAGCGGCTCGGCATAGATGACCCAATACCGGCTATGGACGAGAACGCCCTGATAATAGGTTTCGCGAGGCGCTTCGCCACTTATAAACGCGCCACCCTGATACTCAGTGATCTTGAGAGGCTGAAGCGCATACTCAACGATCCGGAGAGGCCGGTCTACATAGTCTTCGGCGGAAAGGCCCACCCAATGGATGAGGGCGGTAAGGCCTTTCTCCGGAGGGTTTACGAGGTCAGTAAAATGCCAGAATTTCGGGGGAAGATCTTCATTATTGAGAACTACGACATGGGTAGCGCGAGGCTCATGGTCGCCGGCGTTGACGTCTGGCTTAACAACCCGCGCAGGCCCCTAGAAGCCAGCGGAACGAGCGGAATGAAGGCCGGTCTTAACGGTGTTCTGAACCTGAGCATCTACGACGGCTGGTGGGTTGAAGGCTACAACGGAAAGAACGGCTGGGTCATCGGTGAGGAAAGCACTGAGCCAGAAACCGAGGAAGACGACCCAAAGGACGCCGAAAGCCTCTACCGCATCCTTGAGGATGAGGTAATACCAACCTACTACTCCAACCGTTCCAGGTGGATCTACATGATGAAGGAGAGCATAAAGAGCATAGCCCCCCGCTTCAGCACCCACAGGATGGTGAAGGAGTACATGGACCGCTTTTACTCCAAGGCCATGAGCAACTACATATGGCTCACAAGGGACAACTACAGAGGCGCCAGAGAAATAGCCGCGTGGAAGGAACGAGTGATGAAGGCATGGGACAACGTTGAAATAAGGGACGCAAGTGTGGAGGGGGACAACTTGAGGGTCAGGGTTTACCTCGACGGCCTCTCCCCCGAGGATGTGAAGGTCGAGCTCTACTATGGAGTCAGGGCTAGGGGTTATGAGATCGAAAAGCCCCACATCGTTGAGCTGAGGCATCCAACGAGAGAGGGTGATGAGTGGGTCTACACCTACGAGGGAAGTGCCCTGAGGCACCTCGGGGATCCCTGCTGGCACTACGCCATCCGCGTGCACCCCCACCACGAGAAGTTGCCCCACAGGTTCCTGCTTGGCCTCGTGAAGTGGAGAGGCCTTGATTGA
- a CDS encoding glutamate--tRNA ligase translates to MVERLIWKYALINAYTHKGKANPKAVIGKVLGENPELRPRAKEIIPLVNEIVEKVNALSLEEQEAKLREIYPEFFEEKKAKKEEKKGLPPLPRAEKGKVVTRFAPNPDGAFHLGNARAAILSHEYARMYDGKFILRFDDTDPKVKRPEPIFYEWIKEDLEWLGFKIDEIHIASDRLEIYYDYAEKLIKMGKAYVCTCPPEKFRELRDKGIACPHRDEPVEVQLERWRKMLNGEYKEGEAVVRIKTDLKHPNPAVRDWPALRIIDNPNHPRTGNKYRVWPLYNFASAIDDHELGVTHIFRGQEHAENETRQRYVYEYLGWEYPVTVHHGRLSIEGVILSKSKTRKGIEEGKYLGWDDPRLGTIRALRRRGIRPEAIRELIIEVGLKRSDTTVSWDNLAAINRRIIEPIANRYFFVADPVPMYIEGAKEFVAEIPLHPDHPERGVRRLKFVPGKPVYVSRDDMELFKPGNFVRLKDLFNVEILEVGEDGIKARFHSVDYETAKKNRWRMVHWVTEGKPCEVWVPEGDELIIRKGLLESDADVKVDDIVQFERFGFVRIDEVKDGKVRAIFAHK, encoded by the coding sequence ATGGTAGAGCGGCTGATCTGGAAGTACGCGCTCATCAACGCCTACACCCACAAGGGTAAGGCAAACCCAAAGGCGGTCATAGGTAAGGTTCTCGGCGAGAACCCGGAGCTGAGGCCGAGGGCAAAGGAGATAATCCCGCTCGTGAACGAGATAGTTGAGAAGGTAAACGCCCTCTCCCTTGAGGAGCAGGAGGCGAAGCTGAGGGAGATTTACCCCGAATTCTTTGAGGAGAAGAAGGCCAAGAAGGAAGAGAAGAAGGGCCTTCCCCCGCTTCCCAGGGCGGAGAAGGGAAAGGTCGTCACCCGCTTTGCCCCTAACCCCGACGGTGCCTTCCACCTTGGAAACGCGAGGGCCGCTATTCTGAGCCACGAGTACGCGAGGATGTACGACGGCAAGTTCATACTCCGCTTTGACGACACCGACCCCAAGGTAAAACGGCCGGAGCCGATTTTCTACGAGTGGATTAAGGAGGACCTTGAGTGGCTCGGCTTCAAGATTGACGAGATACACATAGCGAGCGACAGGCTTGAGATATACTACGACTACGCTGAAAAGTTGATAAAGATGGGCAAGGCCTACGTCTGTACCTGCCCGCCTGAGAAGTTCCGCGAGTTAAGGGACAAGGGAATAGCCTGCCCGCACAGGGACGAGCCGGTTGAGGTTCAGCTCGAACGCTGGAGGAAGATGCTGAACGGAGAGTACAAGGAGGGTGAAGCTGTCGTCAGAATAAAGACCGACCTAAAACACCCCAATCCCGCTGTCAGGGACTGGCCCGCTCTGAGAATCATAGACAACCCCAACCACCCGAGGACTGGCAACAAGTACCGCGTCTGGCCCCTCTACAACTTCGCATCTGCCATAGACGACCACGAGCTCGGCGTCACTCACATCTTCCGCGGACAGGAGCACGCCGAGAACGAGACGAGGCAGAGGTACGTTTATGAGTATCTCGGCTGGGAGTACCCGGTTACGGTTCATCACGGCAGGCTGAGCATCGAGGGGGTTATCCTAAGCAAGTCCAAGACGAGGAAGGGAATAGAGGAGGGCAAGTACCTCGGCTGGGACGACCCGAGGCTCGGAACGATTAGGGCCCTGAGGAGGCGTGGAATAAGGCCCGAGGCGATAAGGGAGCTAATCATCGAGGTCGGTCTGAAGAGAAGTGACACCACAGTTAGCTGGGACAACCTCGCTGCCATAAACAGACGCATAATAGAGCCGATAGCGAACCGCTACTTCTTCGTCGCTGACCCGGTTCCGATGTACATAGAGGGGGCCAAGGAGTTCGTTGCCGAGATTCCGCTCCATCCAGACCATCCGGAGAGGGGCGTTAGGAGGCTCAAGTTCGTCCCAGGAAAGCCTGTCTACGTCTCCAGGGACGACATGGAGCTCTTCAAGCCGGGGAACTTCGTCCGCCTGAAGGACCTCTTCAACGTCGAAATCCTTGAGGTGGGCGAGGACGGTATTAAGGCGAGGTTCCACAGTGTTGACTACGAAACTGCCAAGAAAAACAGGTGGAGGATGGTTCACTGGGTCACTGAGGGCAAGCCCTGCGAGGTCTGGGTTCCGGAGGGGGACGAGCTAATCATCAGAAAGGGGCTCCTTGAAAGCGATGCCGACGTTAAGGTTGATGACATCGTCCAGTTCGAGCGCTTCGGCTTCGTGAGAATAGATGAGGTAAAAGATGGAAAGGTCCGGGCGATCTTTGCCCACAAGTGA
- the dnaG gene encoding DNA primase DnaG — protein sequence MKRKKHVLHQILSEKRKAERIRGGNMSAKDEFGTTKYIIYAEFEANGVVERPDVVGAIFGQTEGLLGDDLDLRELQKTGRIGRIRVEVHTKAGKTYGTITVPSSLDRVETAILAAALETIDRVGPAEAHIKVLRIEDVRATKRKYIIERAKEILETLMEEEIPETQELTEEVKKAVRAKELIEYGPEKLPAGPHVPFSDSIIVVEGRADVLNLLKHGIKNAIAVEGTSIPETIIKLSKERIVTAFTDGDRGGELILKELLQVADVDYVARAPEGKEVEELTKKEIVKALRSKIPAEQVITEMFHKGKNFYEILKEKERTAPSKEVKPAPKHEPKPQPVEQKPREEKIIRPIQQAKSPEIEKFEKFIERVKKEQTAILLDENMNVIAEIPVRDLLTTISTRDNIYAIVFNGIITQRLIDIVSENNVRYLVGARKANVVRRPVNLKILTFAE from the coding sequence ATGAAGAGGAAGAAGCACGTCCTGCATCAGATTTTGTCCGAAAAGAGGAAGGCAGAAAGAATAAGGGGTGGTAATATGTCAGCCAAGGATGAATTTGGAACGACCAAGTATATTATCTACGCAGAATTTGAGGCGAACGGTGTCGTTGAGAGGCCCGACGTTGTCGGTGCTATTTTTGGACAAACCGAAGGCCTTCTCGGGGATGACCTCGACCTGAGGGAACTCCAGAAGACCGGAAGGATCGGCAGGATTCGCGTTGAGGTTCACACAAAGGCAGGAAAGACCTACGGAACGATAACGGTCCCGTCGAGCCTTGACAGGGTCGAAACTGCGATCCTCGCCGCTGCCCTTGAAACCATCGACCGCGTGGGCCCGGCCGAGGCCCACATAAAGGTTCTCCGCATCGAGGACGTCAGGGCAACCAAGAGGAAGTACATCATCGAGAGGGCCAAGGAGATACTCGAAACCCTCATGGAGGAGGAGATTCCAGAGACCCAGGAGCTCACCGAAGAGGTCAAGAAGGCCGTCCGTGCTAAGGAGCTTATAGAGTATGGCCCTGAGAAGCTTCCAGCTGGTCCGCACGTCCCGTTCTCCGACTCGATCATCGTCGTCGAGGGCAGAGCGGATGTTCTCAACCTTCTCAAGCACGGCATAAAGAACGCGATAGCCGTTGAAGGCACATCCATTCCGGAAACAATAATCAAGCTCAGCAAGGAGAGAATAGTTACCGCCTTCACCGACGGCGACCGGGGTGGAGAGCTCATCCTCAAGGAGCTCCTCCAGGTGGCAGATGTGGACTATGTTGCCCGCGCCCCGGAGGGCAAGGAGGTTGAAGAGCTCACCAAGAAGGAGATAGTCAAGGCCCTGAGGAGCAAGATCCCGGCCGAGCAAGTCATAACGGAGATGTTCCACAAGGGCAAGAACTTCTACGAGATTCTCAAAGAAAAAGAAAGAACTGCGCCCTCCAAGGAGGTCAAGCCCGCTCCAAAGCACGAGCCAAAGCCCCAGCCCGTGGAGCAGAAGCCGAGGGAAGAGAAAATAATCCGGCCCATCCAGCAGGCAAAGAGCCCGGAGATAGAAAAGTTCGAGAAGTTCATAGAGCGCGTTAAGAAGGAGCAGACGGCCATACTCCTTGACGAGAACATGAACGTCATCGCCGAGATTCCTGTTAGGGATCTGCTCACGACGATCTCTACCAGGGATAACATTTACGCCATAGTCTTCAACGGGATAATCACTCAGAGGCTCATAGACATAGTCAGCGAGAACAACGTCCGCTACCTCGTCGGGGCGAGGAAGGCCAACGTCGTCAGAAGGCCGGTGAACCTCAAGATACTGACCTTTGCCGAGTGA
- a CDS encoding toprim domain-containing protein: MYAENYKRFLELIEKLREFEGALIVEGLRDEVALRNLGVRAEIIRLSRLPLAEIALIASRYREVMILTDFDRKGEELAKKLVSYLEGYPCRVDVETRRELKRIAKKDIKGVEELYGLYMKVVSVSDPQLEGFQ, from the coding sequence ATGTACGCCGAAAACTATAAAAGATTCCTGGAGCTTATAGAGAAACTGCGAGAGTTTGAAGGTGCCCTCATCGTGGAGGGCCTGCGAGACGAGGTGGCTCTGAGGAATCTGGGGGTCAGAGCGGAGATAATAAGGCTATCACGCTTACCGCTTGCCGAAATCGCTCTCATCGCCTCACGTTACCGGGAGGTCATGATCCTTACTGACTTCGACAGGAAGGGTGAAGAGCTCGCAAAAAAGCTTGTTTCCTATCTCGAGGGCTACCCGTGTCGGGTGGACGTTGAGACGAGAAGGGAACTCAAGCGCATAGCAAAGAAGGACATCAAAGGCGTTGAGGAGCTTTACGGTCTCTACATGAAGGTCGTCTCCGTTTCTGACCCCCAGTTGGAGGGGTTTCAATGA